TTGCAACGAGCAAAGAATAGTGCAATACGAGAGGAGTTGTCATATGAAATTACAAATTCGACGTTTTAAAACTACGGATGCGCCAGCAGCGGCGGCACTGATTGCGCGCACATTACTGACGAGTAATCAGGGTGACTATCCCAAAGCATACTTGGATCGGCTCATTACCCAGATGACACCGGCTTGGCTATGCCAAAAAGCTGCTGCGACGCACTTTTATGTCGGTTATTTTCAGCAGCAACTCGTTGCGACCGGGGCGATTGGGTCATACTGGGGGCGCCCAGGTGAGTACAGTCTGTTCACGATTTTTGTTGATCCGGAGGTTCAAGGCATGGGGGGGGCGTCAAATTCTGCATACCCTTGAACAGGATGTCTATTTCAGTCATGCCCACCGTGTAGAAATTCCAGCGTCCGTGACTGCGCACTTATTTTACCAACACTTCGGGTATCGACCTAAGCCTGGAGGAATCTACCCGGATGATGAAGGCCTGTATCGATTAGAAAAGTTTCCACATGAATCATTTCACTAGTAAATCACACTTTCCTGCATTGGTTTATAATGTAAACAAATTGTAAAGTGACTGCAATCAGTTTGAGAACTTATCTGCACATTTTATCGGTAGGATAAGGTGTGCAGTAAACGTACATATCAAACTAATGATGGGAAGGCGAGTAATTTGGTCATGCAGAAAAAGTGGCGGTTGATACTGCTGCTCGTGGGTTGTTTTTTAGGTGGTATCGGAGTCGTTCAGGCACACGCGGCGGTGCCGGATATCTCAGAGTGGCAAGGTCAGTTAACGAGTACCGAGGTTCAAAGTTTGAAGAGTCAGGCTGATTTTGTCATCAACCGGGTGCAATATGGGAGCAGTTATGAGGATCTCTACCACACCTCTAATGAGAGTCTCTATGTGAAATATGGTGTTCCGTTCGGGTCCTATGACTATGCGACCTTTACGAGTACCGCGACTGCCAAAGCCGAGGCAGATAAGTTCTATCAACGCGCAAATAAGAACACGAAGTTCTACGTCTTGGATTTTGAAACGACTTCCATGAGTAGCACGGCGGCCAACGCGGCTGTCAAGGCTTGGTATACTGAGATGCGGTCGTTAACGAGCAAGAAGTTGATTTTTTATTCGTACCAGTCATTTGCAACCACATACGCCAACACGGCACGGCAAAGTTTTGATGCCCAGTGGATTGCAAATTACTCCTCGAAGCCGACGATTTCGTTCTCATTGTGGCAATATTCCAGTAGCTATTATTTATCTTCGCTAGGACAATATGTTGATAACAGTTTGTATGACAGTGCTTCCGTGACGACATACCACCCGTTAAGCTGGTGGACTTCCGGGACTTCGGCATCATCGTCGACCAGTTCAACTAGCACGACGTATGCCTACAGCAGTTATACGAAAGGGCAACATGTGTACCTCAATAATGGGGCGTCGAGCTATTATGACGGCACAAAAGTGCCCAGTAGCGCTAAGAAAAAATACTACAAGGTCACAGCAACCAAGTCAGTCACTAAGAGTCGTTCCAAGCAGCTGGTTTACTTAAGTGGTCTAAATAAATGGGTCTTATCACAGGACGTCACCGGCTATTGGGTCGGCCAACACGGATTATATCAACTTCGTGAAAAGAGCACTTTGTTCAAAGATGTTAATTTGACAACCTCGACGGGTAAAACCTTGAAAAAGGGTGGCATCTACAGTGGTAAATTGGTTAAAAGTGGGAATTTCTATCGAATTAAGGTGAGTGGTGGTTATATCACGGCGAAGGTCTCCAAATCTGATCATTGGTACTATGAATCAGTACCTTCCAGTGGCTGGATCAAGACTAAAGTGGGACTCTACACCTATAAATCTTCAAACTTTGTTAAGTCTAATCGACACGCTTACCACGCCGCTGGTGATCGAATTAAAGTAACGAAGGTTTACCCACGGTCGGGTGGCTCACGCTATTATTT
This Lactiplantibacillus plantarum DNA region includes the following protein-coding sequences:
- a CDS encoding GH25 family lysozyme, coding for MVMQKKWRLILLLVGCFLGGIGVVQAHAAVPDISEWQGQLTSTEVQSLKSQADFVINRVQYGSSYEDLYHTSNESLYVKYGVPFGSYDYATFTSTATAKAEADKFYQRANKNTKFYVLDFETTSMSSTAANAAVKAWYTEMRSLTSKKLIFYSYQSFATTYANTARQSFDAQWIANYSSKPTISFSLWQYSSSYYLSSLGQYVDNSLYDSASVTTYHPLSWWTSGTSASSSTSSTSTTYAYSSYTKGQHVYLNNGASSYYDGTKVPSSAKKKYYKVTATKSVTKSRSKQLVYLSGLNKWVLSQDVTGYWVGQHGLYQLREKSTLFKDVNLTTSTGKTLKKGGIYSGKLVKSGNFYRIKVSGGYITAKVSKSDHWYYESVPSSGWIKTKVGLYTYKSSNFVKSNRHAYHAAGDRIKVTKVYPRSGGSRYYLTNKGNYVSANRSNVVTQ